Proteins from a single region of Drosophila biarmipes strain raj3 chromosome 3R, RU_DBia_V1.1, whole genome shotgun sequence:
- the LOC108031436 gene encoding WD repeat-containing protein 91, with amino-acid sequence MAQVAFLDNLLREYLVFRGFSGTLKALDLEQRTEKDQHFRAERILEQFNNAVQTSDLQALRSLWFHLDNNIFSKLEHTYAVAVKKLENSLLKYYLVTAYTSNRPEKVSEFFNKLAGDLQQQSEWKDWFYFPFCKNAEESPTFALFFTKQWQDTLLLSLRNFLTTVYQCLPQPTFVRAEQEAAHMQRLSEDNAGLRARLVNLQQELHQLTQQQQGASASGASGGSIGGEGGARRRSVYRQQQSLSDILPFDISPPGHIVDDFCIIASEANSVSQASDAQARSLKQLIRNIGSGSSPVMGRKDQAASSLGDKSTKRRSGSVGRSWI; translated from the exons ATGGCACAAGTTGCTTTTCTGGACAACCTCCTCAGGGAATATCTAGTTTTCCGTGGTTTCTCAGGCACCTTAAAGGCCCTTGACCTGGAGCAGCGCACCGAAAAGGACCAACATTTCAGGGCGGAGAGGATTCTGGAGCAGTTCAACAACGCCGTGCAAACTTCCGATCTTCAGGCTCTGAGGAGCTTGTGGTTCCACCTGGACAACAACATATTCTCCAAGCTGGAGCACACCTACGCCGTGG CCGTCAAGAAACTGGAAAACAGCCTACTTAAATACTATCTAGTGACTGCCTATACCAGCAATCGGCCGGAGAAGGTGTCCGAGTTCTTCAACAAGTTGGCTGGCGACCTGCAGCAGCAGAGCGAGTGGAAGGATTGGTTCT ATTTCCCTTTCTGTAAGAACGCCGAGGAGTCGCCCACCTTTGCCCTGTTCTTCACCAAGCAGTGGCAGGATACCTTGCTCCTTTCGCTGCGCAACTTCCTGACCACCGTTTACCAGTGCTTGCCGCAACCCACCTTTGTGCGGGCGGAGCAGGAGGCGGCCCACATGCAACGCCTCAGCGAGGACAATGCCGGGCTGCGTGCTCGCCTGGTCAACCTGCAGCAGGAGCTGCATCAGCTgacccagcagcagcagggtgCTTCTGCCTCCGGAGCCAGCGGAGGATCCATTGGCGGAGAAGGTGGCGCACGGCGACGTAGCGTCTATCGGCAGCAGCAGAGCCTTAGCGACATCCTGCCCTTCGATATCAGTCCTCCTGGTCACATAGTAGACGACTTCTGCATCATTGCCTCTGAGGCGAACAGCGTGAGCCAGGCCAGCGATGCCCAGGCCCGGAGCCTAAAGCAGCTCATACGGAACATCGGTTCGGGAAGTTCGCCTGTAATGGGAAGGAAGGACCAGGCAGCCAGTTCCCTGGGCGACAAGTCTACCAAACGCAGGTCCGGCAGCGTGGGACGCAGTTGGATTTAA
- the LOC108031437 gene encoding UPF0488 protein CG14286: MHKRRTAKSINKPPPIQGAVKKTTPAAEPEIPADILTQFEVELCWCVHQLQDALSGGKLSQKVAEDTAKNLKILTSPKAPLIQKRQVMKLSLGDYRAKMQKEEQKMQLAAKEIKFTPTSETVKKSSFVKKSALLTSGSDFRFNFSAPAEGSNAKEPQPAPNATERAPAPKALTNFQMSSGSPFKFNFTIDNDSANDINFSGLNLNN, from the coding sequence aTGCACAAACGACGAACTGCCAAGTCCATAAACAAACCACCGCCAATCCAGGGAGCTGTAAAGAAGACCACACCGGCTGCGGAACCTGAGATCCCCGCGGACATCCTCACCCAGTTCGAAGTGGAGCTCTGCTGGTGCGTGCACCAGTTGCAGGATGCCCTCAGCGGGGGAAAACTGAGCCAGAAAGTGGCCGAGGACACCGCCAAGAACTTAAAGATCCTCACCAGCCCGAAAGCCCCGCTCATCCAGAAGCGCCAGGTGATGAAACTGTCCCTGGGAGACTACCGAGCTAAAATGCAGAAGGAGGAGCAGAAAATGCAACTGGCCGCCAAGGAAATTAAGTTTACTCCCACCAGTGAGACAGTCAAAAAGTCAAGCTTCGTTAAAAAGTCCGCGCTCCTCACATCCGGAAGTGATTTCCGCTTCAACTTTTCCGCACCCGCCGAAGGCTCAAATGCCAAGGAGCCGCAACCAGCTCCTAATGCCACGGAACGCGCTCCAGCTCCGAAGGCGCTGACCAATTTTCAGATGAGCTCCGGAAGCCCCTTCAAGTTTAACTTTACCATCGACAATGATTCCGCTAATGATATCAACTTCAGCGGGTTGAACTTAAACAATTAG
- the LOC108031977 gene encoding uncharacterized protein LOC108031977, translating into MANNARIEHTSAEGHEGDATCVAYFDGQLFSGGADGKIRIWSPELQLAATVNAHEAYIYCMAINQHGKVYSSSCDGQVHFMLPPYGDQAVQELFRCDDAIQAMYCDGTVLYTGDDKGVVTTWTNDRMLFKYNLVEEVKSLAGEQNLIYTVRDLDVVVSQVAEGKSGKYSNKAVIAGKSPLRLLGPLVDGKRSYLAFPDRSGMGLQLVNNLPQQQYSLLWHKPDCHELIVNALCGDEKYLYSGGYDKKVKAWTDLGSAQPKALGEVDVGSCVNSICCGDNNNLYIASSDGLIRSAKFV; encoded by the exons ATGGCCAACAACGCTCGGATCGAACACACCTCCGCCGAGGGACATGAAGGGGATGCCACCTGCGTGGCGTACTTCGATGGACAGCTGTTCTCCGGAGGCGCTGACGGAAAAATCCGA ATCTGGTCGCCGGAACTACAACTGGCGGCCACTGTAAATGCCCACGAGGCTTACATATACTGCATGGCTATCAACCAGCACGGAAAGGTCTACTCGAGCAGTTGCGATGGCCAGGTTCACTTTATGCTGCCCCCTTACGGAGACCAAGCTGTGCAGGAGCTTTTCCGTTGCGACGACGCCATTCAGGCCATGTATTGCGACGGAACCGTGCTTTACACGGGAGATGACAAGGGCGTGGTGACCACTTGGACCAACGATCGCATGCTCTTCAAGTACAACCTGGTGGAGGAGGTCAAGTCGCTGGCCGGCGAGCAAAATCTCATCTACACAGTTCGCGACCTGGACGTGGTGGTCTCCCAGGTGGCGGAGGGCAAGTCCGGAAAGTATAGCAACAAGGCGGTCATCGCCGGCAAGTCGCCGCTCCGTCTCCTTGGACCCTTGGTGGATGGAAAACGCAGTTACCTCGCCTTTCCCGATCGATCTGGAATGGGTCTGCAACTGGTTAACAACCTTCCGCAGCAGCAGTATAGCCTACTTTGGCATAAGCCG GACTGCCACGAGTTGATAGTAAACGCCCTTTGCGGAGATGAGAAGTATTTGTACTCCGGCGGTTATGACAAAAAGGTTAAGGCTTGGACCGATCTGGGATCCGCACAGCCAAAAGCCCTGGGCGAGGTGGATGTGGGCAGCTGTGTGAATAGCATCTGCTGTGGCGACAACAACAATCTTTATATAGCAAGTAGCGATGGGCTGATACGCAGTGCAAAATTTGTATAG
- the LOC108031978 gene encoding NADH dehydrogenase [ubiquinone] 1 beta subcomplex subunit 11, mitochondrial, whose translation MSALFRLTSRAVTLQRSLVANQAAVLRTIKTSPKKDETVTAPTSLTAEDFANPSPKNWQSYGFDYKDEAEDRKATKSTFFFTVTMCLVWGTFYWAYLPDTQFRDWAQREGFLELRRREQAGLDLVSPNYVDPDNITLPSDEDLADTEIII comes from the coding sequence ATGTCCGCGCTCTTTCGTCTGACCAGCCGCGCCGTGACGCTGCAGCGCTCCCTGGTGGCCAACCAGGCGGCCGTGCTGCGCACCATCAAGACATCCCCAAAGAAGGATGAGACCGTCACGGCCCCCACTTCGCTCACCGCGGAGGACTTCGCCAATCCCAGCCCTAAGAACTGGCAGAGCTACGGATTCGACTACAAGGACGAGGCGGAGGATCGCAAGGCCACCAAGTCGACCTTCTTCTTCACGGTGACGATGTGCCTGGTGTGGGGAACCTTCTACTGGGCCTACCTGCCCGACACCCAGTTCCGCGACTGGGCCCAACGCGAGGGCTTCTTGGAGCTGCGCCGCCGCGAGCAGGCCGGCTTGGATTTGGTCAGCCCCAACTACGTGGACCCCGACAACATTACGCTGCCCTCGGACGAGGATCTGGCCGACACGGAGATCATCATCTAA